The Mercurialis annua linkage group LG2, ddMerAnnu1.2, whole genome shotgun sequence genome contains a region encoding:
- the LOC126670174 gene encoding GDSL esterase/lipase At4g26790, whose translation MASEIMFWFLFAHLVLQIIHVNAKVPAIIVFGDSSVDSGNNDYISTVLKSNFAPYGRDFNGGKPTGRFSNGRLPTDFISEAFGLKPLVPAYLDPAYDIRDFVTGVCFASAGTGYDNATADVLSVIPLWKEIEYYKEYQKKLRDYLGHEKATEILEEGLYLVSIGTNDFLENYYLLPGRSSQFSVREYQNFLVGIARKFITDIHLLGARKISVSGLPPMGCLPLERTTNIFFGSECVEEYNNVARDFNEKLNRMLIELNKNLPGIKLVLSSPFDILSKIIDNPSSYGFNNAAEACCGTGLFEMGYMCNRRNPFTCSDANKYVFWDSFHPTEKTNQIVADYVVKNCLTQFL comes from the exons ATGGCAAGTGAGATCATGTTCTGGTTCTTGTTTGCTCATCTTGTGCTACAAATAATTCACGTAAATGCAAAAGTTCCGGCCATTATTGTGTTCGGAGACTCTTCGGTGGACTCGGGGAACAATGACTACATATCTACAGTTCTAAAGAGTAATTTTGCGCCTTATGGTCGGGATTTCAATGGTGGAAAACCCACCGGAAGGTTTAGTAATGGTCGGTTACCAACAGACTTCATTTCTGAAGCTTTCGGACTCAAGCCGTTAGTACCAGCATATCTAGATCCAGCGTACGACATAAGAGATTTTGTTACTGGAGTTTGCTTTGCTTCTGCCGGCACTGGCTATGATAATGCTACAGCAGATGTGCTA TCTGTAATACCTCTTTGGAAGGAGATAGAGTACTATAAAGAATACCAGAAGAAGCTTAGAGACTATCTAGGACATGAGAAAGCTACTGAAATTCTTGAAGAAGGACTCTACCTTGTCAGCATCGGAACAAATGACTTCCTAGAAAACTACTACCTATTGCCGGGGAGATCATCCCAGTTTTCCGTCAGGGAGTATCAGAATTTCCTTGTGGGAATAGCAAGAAAATTTATTACGGATATTCATCTACTTGGAGCTAGAAAGATTTCTGTAAGCGGGCTTCCTCCAATGGGGTGTTTGCCTTTGGAAAGAACAACAAACATATTTTTCGGAAGTGAGTGCGTCGAAGAGTACAACAACGTAGCCAGGGATTTCAATGAGAAGTTAAATAGAATGCTCATTGAGCTGAACAAAAATCTTCCTGGGATCAAACTGGTGCTTTCAAGTCCCTTTGATATTCTGTCAAAGATCATAGATAATCCAAGTTCGTACG GATTTAATAATGCAGCAGAAGCATGCTGTGGAACTGGACTGTTTGAAATGGGTTATATGTGCAATAGGAGAAATCCTTTTACATGCTCAGATGCAAATAAATATGTATTCTGGGATTCCTTCCACCCAACAGAGAAGACTAATCAGATTGTTGCGGATTATGTAGTCAAAAACTGCTTAACTCAGTTTCTGTAA
- the LOC126670175 gene encoding upstream activation factor subunit UAF30, whose amino-acid sequence MLPQQLKKAVTDNPKKIANLIDLVNLPSNLRDFVGQSQISRLGCFRHVWSYIKTNNLQDPDNKNIVNCDEKLKSILLGKPQVDLAELPALIKMHFPKDPK is encoded by the exons ATGCTGCCACAGCAGCTGAAGAAGGCTGTCACAGACAACCCCAAGAAGATTGCTAATTTAATTGATCTTGTAAACCTTCCTTCAAATCTTAGAGATTTTGTTGGCCAGTCGCAAATTTCTCGTCTGGGATGTTTCAGGCATGTCTGGTCCTACATCAAGACTAATAATCTCCAG GACCCAGACAACAAGAACATAGTGAACTGTGATGAAAAGTTGAAGAGTATTTTGTTGGGCAAGCCTCAGGTTGATCTTGCTGAACTTCCTGCCCTGATCAAAATGCATTTTCCCAAAGATCCGAAGTAG